The proteins below come from a single Arthrobacter crystallopoietes genomic window:
- the argF gene encoding ornithine carbamoyltransferase, with protein sequence MIRHFLKDTDLSPAEQLSVLDLAAQMKESPYLYQPYAAEGAGRKTVAVIFDKTSTRTRLSFATGVADLGGVPLIINPGESQMGHKESISDTVKVLERMVSTVVWRTYAHSGLEEMAAVSRVPVINSLSDDYHPCQLLADLLTIREHKGELAGLTMTYLGDAANNMANSYLLAGVTAGMHVRIGGPAGYLPAADVVAEAEARAAETGGSVLITSDAAEALAAADIVATDTWVSMGQEEEKAQRLELFRDYAVDAAAMKLAAPDAIVLHCLPAYRGYEIAADVIDGEQSVVWDEAENRLHAQKALMAWLMDKAGLAPLQKLS encoded by the coding sequence ATGATCCGCCACTTCCTCAAAGACACCGACCTGAGCCCGGCCGAACAGCTCTCGGTGCTGGACCTGGCCGCGCAGATGAAGGAGTCGCCGTACCTGTACCAGCCGTATGCCGCGGAGGGTGCCGGGCGCAAGACCGTGGCGGTGATCTTCGACAAGACCTCCACCCGGACCCGGCTGTCCTTCGCTACCGGCGTGGCGGATCTGGGCGGCGTGCCGCTGATCATCAATCCGGGCGAATCCCAGATGGGACACAAGGAGTCCATTTCGGACACCGTCAAGGTTCTGGAGCGCATGGTCTCGACCGTGGTCTGGCGGACCTACGCCCACTCCGGACTCGAGGAAATGGCCGCCGTCTCGCGGGTGCCGGTGATCAACTCGCTCTCCGACGACTACCACCCGTGCCAGCTGCTGGCGGACCTGCTCACCATCAGGGAGCACAAGGGCGAGCTCGCCGGTCTGACCATGACGTACTTGGGGGATGCGGCCAACAACATGGCCAACTCCTACCTGCTGGCCGGCGTCACGGCGGGCATGCATGTACGCATCGGCGGACCGGCTGGCTACCTGCCTGCTGCCGACGTCGTCGCCGAAGCCGAGGCGCGCGCCGCGGAAACCGGCGGCTCGGTACTCATTACCTCCGACGCGGCCGAGGCACTGGCCGCTGCCGACATCGTCGCCACCGACACCTGGGTCAGCATGGGCCAGGAGGAGGAAAAGGCCCAGCGGCTGGAACTGTTCAGGGACTACGCCGTGGACGCAGCGGCGATGAAGCTGGCCGCGCCGGACGCCATCGTGCTGCACTGCCTGCCGGCCTACCGCGGTTACGAAATCGCGGCCGACGTGATCGACGGCGAGCAGTCCGTGGTGTGGGATGAGGCAGAGAACCGGCTGCACGCTCAGAAGGCCCTGATGGCCTGGCTGATGGACAAGGCCGGTTTGGCACCGCTGCAGAAGCTTTCTTGA
- a CDS encoding arginine repressor — protein MTSMPTTKTARQARITAILTGQSVRSQAELAALLAAEGVQVTQATLSRDLVELGAVRVRSQDGALVYAVRSEGGERAPQAGITQEILDARLAKLCADLLVTAEASGNLVVLRTPPGAANFLALAIDHSVMPSVLGTIAGDDTVLLVTRDPNGGADLAARFLQFADEPARNSQT, from the coding sequence GTGACCAGCATGCCCACCACCAAGACCGCCCGCCAGGCCCGTATCACAGCGATCCTGACCGGGCAGTCCGTGCGTTCGCAGGCAGAGCTCGCGGCGCTGCTCGCTGCCGAAGGCGTCCAAGTGACGCAGGCAACCCTGTCCCGCGACCTGGTGGAACTCGGTGCTGTGCGCGTGCGCAGCCAGGACGGCGCGCTGGTTTACGCCGTCAGGTCCGAGGGCGGTGAGCGCGCCCCGCAGGCCGGCATCACGCAGGAGATTCTGGATGCCCGCCTGGCTAAGCTGTGCGCGGACCTGCTGGTTACCGCCGAGGCCTCCGGCAACCTGGTGGTCTTGCGGACACCGCCCGGAGCCGCGAACTTCCTGGCCCTGGCCATCGATCATTCCGTCATGCCCTCCGTGCTGGGCACCATCGCCGGTGACGACACCGTGCTGCTGGTGACCAGGGACCCTAACGGCGGCGCCGACCTGGCCGCCCGCTTCCTGCAGTTCGCGGACGAGCCCGCCCGCAACAGCCAGACCTGA
- the argB gene encoding acetylglutamate kinase has product MNTMLVAQDKAGTLIEALPWIQRFAGTTMVIKYGGNAMVNDELRRAFAEDIVFLHHVGIKPVVVHGGGPQINAMLSKLGIESEFKGGLRVTTPEAMDVVRMVLTGQVGRELVGLINSHGPYAVGLSGEDGGLLQAVRTGTVVDGEEVDLGLVGEVVGVNPSAILDLLEAGRIPVISTVAPEINNDGEGTNQVLNVNADTAAAAVADALHASRLVILTDVEGLYANWPDKSSLISSLTASELRNLLPKLESGMIPKMEACLKAVDGGVERAAVVDGRMAHSILLEIFTAAGIGTQIVPDGDEK; this is encoded by the coding sequence ATGAACACGATGCTTGTAGCTCAGGACAAGGCGGGCACGCTGATCGAAGCGCTGCCGTGGATCCAGCGCTTCGCCGGGACCACCATGGTCATCAAGTACGGCGGCAACGCCATGGTCAACGATGAGCTGCGCAGGGCTTTCGCCGAGGACATCGTCTTCCTGCACCATGTGGGCATCAAGCCAGTGGTGGTGCACGGCGGCGGCCCGCAGATCAACGCTATGCTTTCCAAGCTCGGCATTGAATCCGAGTTCAAGGGCGGCCTGCGCGTGACCACGCCGGAGGCCATGGACGTGGTCCGGATGGTGCTCACCGGCCAGGTAGGCCGGGAACTGGTCGGCCTGATCAACTCGCACGGCCCCTACGCCGTCGGGCTTTCGGGTGAAGACGGCGGTCTGCTGCAGGCCGTGCGCACCGGCACGGTGGTGGACGGCGAAGAGGTTGATCTGGGCCTCGTCGGCGAAGTAGTCGGTGTGAATCCTTCCGCCATCCTGGATCTGCTTGAGGCCGGCCGGATCCCGGTAATCTCCACCGTGGCCCCGGAGATCAACAACGACGGCGAAGGCACCAACCAGGTGCTGAACGTCAACGCGGACACGGCCGCGGCTGCCGTGGCCGATGCCCTGCATGCCTCGCGCCTGGTGATTCTGACCGACGTCGAGGGGCTGTATGCCAACTGGCCGGACAAGTCCTCGCTGATTTCCTCGCTGACCGCCTCCGAGCTGCGGAACCTGCTGCCGAAGCTCGAGTCCGGCATGATCCCCAAGATGGAAGCCTGCCTCAAGGCGGTCGACGGGGGAGTGGAGCGTGCCGCGGTGGTCGACGGCCGGATGGCGCACTCGATCCTGCTTGAAATATTTACGGCTGCCGGCATCGGCACCCAAATTGTTCCGGACGGAGACGAGAAATGA
- the argJ gene encoding bifunctional glutamate N-acetyltransferase/amino-acid acetyltransferase ArgJ, with product MSVTAAQGFRAAGVTAGLKASGNPDVALVVNDGPARSAAAVFTSNRVAAAPVHWSRQAISDGRADAVILNSGGANACTGPEGFQNTHSTAEKTAALLGISASDVLVCSTGLIGEQLPMDKLLPGVEAAAAALNNDGGADAATAIMTTDSVAKQSRFDGSGYVIGGMAKGAGMLAPGLATMLVVITTDAHVEAPALDMALREATRVTFDRTDSDGCMSTNDTVVLLASGASGAVPDLAQFSAGLTTVCADLARQLITDAEGASHDIAVTTINAASERDAEVVSRAVARSNLFKTAIFGKDPNWGRVLSAVGTTDAVFEPDQLNVTMNGVQVCRNGGVGDSRDLVDLEAREVIVMIDLNAGNESATIWTNDLTHDYVHENSAYSS from the coding sequence GTGAGCGTCACCGCTGCACAAGGTTTCCGCGCCGCAGGCGTGACCGCCGGGCTGAAGGCCTCCGGCAATCCGGACGTGGCCCTGGTGGTTAACGACGGTCCCGCCAGATCGGCCGCCGCAGTTTTCACCTCCAACCGCGTGGCCGCTGCCCCCGTCCACTGGTCCCGGCAGGCGATTAGCGACGGCCGGGCGGACGCCGTGATCCTGAACTCCGGCGGGGCCAACGCCTGCACCGGCCCCGAAGGCTTCCAGAACACCCACAGCACCGCGGAGAAAACCGCCGCACTGCTGGGCATTTCCGCCTCCGATGTGCTGGTGTGCTCCACCGGGCTGATCGGCGAGCAGCTGCCCATGGACAAGCTTCTTCCCGGCGTCGAGGCTGCCGCGGCGGCCCTCAACAACGACGGCGGCGCTGACGCCGCCACCGCGATCATGACCACCGACAGTGTGGCCAAGCAGTCGCGGTTCGACGGCTCGGGCTACGTGATCGGCGGTATGGCCAAGGGCGCCGGCATGCTGGCCCCCGGCCTGGCCACCATGCTGGTGGTCATCACCACCGACGCCCATGTCGAAGCCCCCGCCCTGGACATGGCCCTGCGCGAGGCCACCCGGGTGACCTTCGACCGGACGGACTCGGACGGCTGCATGTCCACCAACGACACCGTAGTCCTGCTGGCCTCCGGTGCCTCCGGCGCGGTCCCGGACCTGGCCCAATTCAGCGCCGGACTGACCACCGTCTGCGCCGACCTGGCCCGCCAGCTGATTACCGACGCCGAGGGCGCCAGCCACGACATCGCCGTCACCACCATCAATGCCGCGTCCGAACGGGATGCGGAGGTGGTCAGCCGTGCGGTGGCCCGGTCCAACCTCTTCAAGACCGCCATCTTCGGCAAGGACCCCAACTGGGGCCGCGTGCTCTCCGCCGTCGGCACCACCGACGCAGTCTTTGAACCGGACCAGCTGAACGTCACCATGAACGGCGTGCAGGTGTGCCGCAACGGCGGCGTGGGGGACTCCCGCGACCTCGTGGATCTGGAAGCCCGCGAGGTCATCGTGATGATAGACCTGAATGCCGGCAACGAGTCCGCCACCATCTGGACCAACGACCTCACGCACGACTACGTGCACGAGAACTCCGCATACTCGAGCTGA
- a CDS encoding acetylornithine transaminase, translating to MSEAIQQAAAQPAAGSASELASLDGLHNQELLARYNQSLMGVFGTPQRVLVRGNGCTVWDADGKEYLDLLGGIAVNALGHADPFITSIISSQLSTLGHISNFFTSPTQIALAEKLLELAQAPAGSKVFFANSGTEANEAAFKLARRNSTATRNRIIALDGAFHGRTMGALALTAKQAYREPFEPLPGGVEHIPFGDVDALRAAVDGTVAAVVLEPIQGEVGVRPLPAGYLKAAREITREAGALLILDEVQTGVGRTGNWFAYQGSVAGGEDILPDAITLAKGLGGGFPIGAMVTFGEQVSTLLTAGQHGTTFGGNPVATAAALATLHSIEARQLLQHANDVGAQLRTALAGIDGVTEVRGEGLLIGFDLVEEVAAPAVRAALEAGFIINNPGPRTLRLAPPLILTGTQAGTFIQALPAILAAAAETAAETTAAAHPAAPNADAPKDTP from the coding sequence ATGAGTGAGGCAATCCAACAGGCAGCAGCACAGCCGGCGGCCGGCTCGGCGTCGGAACTGGCCAGCCTCGACGGGCTGCACAACCAGGAACTGCTGGCCCGCTACAACCAGTCGCTGATGGGCGTGTTCGGCACGCCGCAGCGCGTGCTGGTCCGCGGCAACGGCTGCACCGTCTGGGACGCCGACGGCAAGGAGTACCTGGACCTGCTCGGCGGCATCGCCGTGAACGCCCTGGGCCATGCGGACCCGTTCATCACCAGCATCATCTCCAGCCAGCTGTCCACGCTGGGCCATATTTCCAACTTCTTCACCAGCCCGACGCAGATCGCGCTGGCCGAAAAGCTGCTGGAGCTGGCGCAGGCCCCGGCCGGTTCGAAGGTTTTCTTCGCCAATTCCGGCACGGAGGCCAACGAGGCGGCCTTCAAGCTGGCCCGCCGCAACTCCACCGCCACGCGGAACAGGATCATCGCCCTGGACGGCGCCTTCCATGGCCGGACCATGGGCGCCCTCGCGCTGACGGCCAAGCAGGCCTACCGGGAACCGTTCGAGCCCCTGCCCGGCGGCGTGGAGCACATCCCCTTCGGCGACGTGGACGCGCTGCGGGCCGCAGTCGACGGAACGGTGGCCGCCGTCGTTCTTGAGCCGATCCAGGGCGAAGTCGGGGTACGGCCGCTGCCTGCCGGCTACCTCAAGGCCGCCCGCGAAATCACCCGCGAGGCCGGCGCGCTGCTGATCCTGGACGAAGTCCAGACCGGCGTGGGGCGCACCGGCAACTGGTTCGCCTATCAGGGCAGCGTGGCCGGCGGCGAGGACATCCTTCCGGACGCCATCACCCTGGCCAAGGGCCTGGGCGGCGGGTTCCCCATCGGCGCCATGGTGACGTTCGGCGAGCAGGTTTCCACCCTGCTGACCGCCGGACAGCATGGCACGACGTTCGGCGGCAACCCGGTGGCAACCGCCGCCGCGCTGGCCACGCTGCACTCGATTGAGGCCCGGCAGTTGCTGCAGCATGCGAACGACGTCGGCGCGCAGCTTCGTACCGCGTTGGCTGGTATCGACGGCGTCACCGAGGTCCGAGGCGAGGGCCTGCTGATCGGCTTCGACCTGGTCGAGGAGGTTGCCGCACCGGCCGTCCGTGCAGCGTTGGAGGCCGGATTCATCATCAACAACCCCGGTCCGCGCACGCTGCGCCTCGCGCCGCCGCTGATCCTCACCGGCACGCAGGCTGGGACTTTCATCCAGGCGCTGCCCGCCATCCTGGCAGCAGCAGCCGAAACTGCCGCCGAAACCACTGCCGCGGCCCACCCCGCAGCCCCCAACGCCGATGCCCCGAAGGACACGCCATGA
- the argC gene encoding N-acetyl-gamma-glutamyl-phosphate reductase: MTFSVAVSGASGYAGGEVLRLLASHPEVSIGAITAHSNAGSRLGALQPHLHTLAERELTETTVENLAGHDVVFLALPHGASAEIAAKLPEETLVIDAGADHRLEDPLVWEKFYGTVHAGTWPYGLPELPGHRERLREAKRIAVPGCYPTSSLLALTPGFSAGLLETQDVVIVAASGTSGAGKSVKPHLLGSEVMGGMSPYGVGGGHRHTPEIEQGLSAAAGETVQVSFTPTLAPMSRGILATATARVKPGTDAAALRRAWAEAYADEAFVHLLPEGQWPHTKSVQGSNHVAIQLAFDEHAGRVIVSCAIDNLTKGTAGGAVQSMNIALGLEETAGLTHQGVAP, encoded by the coding sequence ATGACTTTTTCGGTAGCTGTTTCCGGTGCCAGTGGCTATGCTGGCGGAGAAGTGCTCCGCCTGCTGGCCAGCCATCCAGAGGTCTCCATCGGGGCCATCACGGCGCACAGCAATGCCGGCTCGCGATTGGGTGCGCTCCAGCCGCACCTGCATACTCTGGCCGAGCGTGAGCTGACGGAAACCACCGTGGAAAACCTGGCCGGGCACGACGTCGTCTTCCTGGCGCTGCCGCACGGTGCCAGTGCGGAGATCGCCGCCAAGCTGCCCGAAGAGACCTTGGTGATCGACGCCGGAGCGGACCACCGGCTGGAAGACCCGCTCGTGTGGGAAAAGTTCTACGGCACGGTCCATGCGGGCACCTGGCCATACGGCCTGCCCGAGCTGCCGGGCCACCGCGAACGCCTGCGCGAGGCTAAACGGATCGCCGTGCCGGGCTGCTATCCCACCAGCTCGCTGCTCGCCCTGACACCGGGCTTCAGCGCCGGCCTGCTGGAAACCCAGGACGTGGTCATCGTTGCCGCGTCGGGGACTTCCGGGGCGGGCAAGTCGGTCAAACCGCATCTGCTGGGCTCCGAGGTCATGGGCGGCATGAGTCCGTACGGCGTCGGGGGTGGACACCGGCACACGCCCGAAATCGAGCAGGGCCTTTCCGCTGCCGCCGGCGAAACCGTCCAGGTTTCCTTCACGCCCACGCTCGCGCCGATGAGCCGCGGCATCCTGGCCACCGCCACGGCCCGGGTGAAGCCGGGGACCGACGCCGCAGCGCTGCGCCGGGCCTGGGCCGAGGCCTATGCGGACGAGGCCTTTGTGCACCTGCTGCCGGAGGGTCAGTGGCCGCACACCAAGTCGGTCCAGGGCTCCAACCACGTAGCCATCCAGCTGGCCTTCGACGAGCATGCCGGCCGCGTGATCGTCAGCTGCGCCATCGACAACTTGACCAAGGGCACCGCCGGCGGCGCAGTCCAGTCCATGAACATCGCCCTCGGTCTTGAGGAGACCGCCGGCCTGACCCACCAGGGAGTAGCACCGTGA
- a CDS encoding quinone oxidoreductase family protein — MAQAIVAEAPGGPEVMQLQEVQIPTPAPGQLLVKVAAAGVNFIDTYQRSGVYKVRFPFTPGSEIAGTVEACGDGVTGFAAGDRVATSEARAGYAQYTLVDADGALPVPDGVSDETAAAIPLQGMTAHYLVNSSFKVQSGQTVLTHAGAGGVGLVLTQLLKAKGARVITTVSSDEKEKLAREAGADEVLRYDGFAEQVRELTGGTGVDVVYDGVGKDTFDGSLASLRIRGTLVLFGGASGQVPPFDLQRLNAAGSLFVTRPKLADHLLTAEERRWRSEELFAAVLDGSLQIRVGASYPLAEAEQAHSDLESRRTTGKLLLIP; from the coding sequence ATGGCCCAAGCAATAGTTGCCGAAGCGCCCGGAGGACCCGAGGTTATGCAGCTGCAGGAGGTCCAGATCCCCACACCGGCCCCGGGCCAGCTGCTGGTCAAGGTTGCGGCCGCGGGCGTGAACTTTATCGACACCTATCAGCGCAGCGGCGTGTACAAGGTCCGGTTCCCGTTCACCCCAGGCAGCGAGATCGCCGGGACCGTCGAGGCCTGCGGGGACGGCGTTACGGGTTTTGCCGCCGGCGACCGGGTGGCCACCTCCGAGGCACGCGCCGGCTATGCGCAGTATACGCTCGTTGACGCGGACGGCGCCCTGCCTGTCCCGGACGGGGTCAGCGACGAGACAGCCGCGGCCATTCCGCTCCAGGGCATGACGGCGCACTATCTGGTCAATTCGAGCTTCAAGGTCCAGTCCGGCCAGACCGTGCTGACGCACGCTGGTGCCGGCGGCGTGGGCCTGGTCCTGACCCAGCTGCTCAAGGCCAAGGGTGCCAGGGTCATCACGACGGTCTCCAGCGATGAAAAGGAAAAGCTGGCACGGGAAGCAGGAGCGGACGAAGTACTGCGCTACGACGGCTTCGCGGAGCAGGTGCGCGAGCTGACTGGCGGCACTGGTGTGGACGTGGTGTACGACGGCGTGGGCAAGGATACGTTCGACGGCTCGCTCGCCAGCCTGCGGATCCGCGGCACGTTGGTGCTCTTCGGGGGCGCGTCCGGGCAGGTTCCGCCGTTCGACCTGCAACGGCTGAACGCGGCCGGCTCGCTGTTCGTGACCCGGCCCAAGCTGGCCGACCACCTGCTCACCGCGGAAGAACGCCGCTGGCGCTCGGAGGAGCTTTTCGCCGCGGTCCTGGACGGTTCGCTCCAGATCCGGGTGGGCGCGAGCTACCCGCTGGCCGAGGCGGAGCAGGCGCACTCCGACCTCGAGTCCCGCCGCACCACCGGCAAACTCCTGTTGATCCCGTAA
- a CDS encoding Pls/PosA family non-ribosomal peptide synthetase — MIVHEPQLPGAGSAPPPRTLIDILTASAEAYPDASALDDGQQPLSYAELLEAVRRQAKLLHEAGLGAGDKVGIRIPSGTRELYVSILATLYIGAAYVPVDADDPDERARLVFSEAKVAGILKADGEIVTSPERPAPFPNPRPAELADDAWVIFTSGSTGTPKGVAVTHRSAAAFVDAEARIFLPHEPLGPQDRVLAGLSVAFDASCEEMWLAWRHGSCLVPAPRSLVRSGMDLGPWLLSRGITAVSTVPTLAALWPAEALENVRLLIFGGEACPPELARRLAVADRDVWNTYGPTEATVVACAAPLGGDGPVRIGLPLDGWDLAVVDSDGVPVIEGGTGELIIGGVGLARYLDPAKDAEKYAPMPSLGWARAYRSGDLVTYDPAGLLFVGRADEQVKLGGRRIELGEVDSALQALPGVSGAAAAVKTTAAGNQILVGYLAAPADYDVDSARELLGGQLPAPLIPLLAVVDTLPTKTSGKVDRNALPWPLPGSEPADGAGELRLEADAAWIAQQWSSVLGLPVASLDADFFASGGGSLAAAQLVSALRVRYPTIAVSEIYAHPRIGALIEAARQSVPDGVQAEPRERQVRRTQRKSQIFQTLMGIPLTVLVGMRWLTYLMILNNSLSLLGVLTAAPTLSWWWVLASWAVFVSPPGRMAISVLAARLLLRGLRPGTYPRSGRVHLRLWLAEQIADMASAVSLASAPFVPYYARALGADIGRDVDLHSVPPVTGLLTLGRGASVEPEVDLSGWWLDGDRVHIGAISVGAGATIGARSTLMPGTSIGAGATVEPGSAVTGKVKAGLNFSGSPAERTGKSKHAWPEPPAKSSPLWSIFYPLASAALALIPFAAAAAAIAVVIFLVPGNSSLWAAFVPLLAAVPAAALVWFLTNLVLVLVTVRLLGLGVQEGYHRVRSRVGWQVWATERVLDMARDILFPIYASLFTPVWLRLLGAKVGRNVEASTVLLVPKMTTIGEGAFLADDTMVASYELGGGWMKIAPAKIGKRSFLGNSGMTAAGRRVPKNSLVAVLSATPSKAKAGSSWLGSPPVRLRRTSIEADSSRTFAPPARLKLARTLWELCRFVPVAVTVALALVVLAVFDWLAGTYGYLAAALAGGLVLMLAGAAAAGTSVLAKWLLVGRIKPGEHPLWSSFIWRNEVVDTFVELVSAPWFGRAAAGTPALVWWLRALGAKIGHGVWCESYWLPEADLVRLGDGATVNRGCVVQTHLFHDRIMSIDTVELAAGATMGPHGVILPAASLADGATVGPASLVMRGETVPAASYWMGNPVRPWTFTTS, encoded by the coding sequence GTGATTGTGCATGAACCCCAGCTGCCCGGTGCCGGCAGCGCTCCCCCGCCCCGGACCCTGATAGACATCCTGACGGCGAGCGCGGAGGCCTACCCGGACGCTTCGGCGCTGGACGATGGGCAGCAGCCCCTGAGCTACGCCGAACTGCTGGAGGCCGTCCGCCGGCAGGCGAAGCTGCTGCATGAGGCCGGGCTCGGGGCGGGCGACAAGGTGGGCATTCGGATTCCTTCCGGCACGCGCGAACTGTATGTCAGCATTCTCGCGACCCTGTACATCGGCGCGGCCTACGTCCCGGTCGATGCGGATGACCCCGATGAACGCGCCCGGCTGGTTTTCAGCGAGGCCAAAGTGGCCGGCATTCTGAAAGCCGATGGCGAAATCGTGACGTCGCCGGAGCGTCCGGCGCCGTTCCCGAATCCGCGGCCGGCCGAGCTGGCAGACGATGCCTGGGTGATCTTCACCTCCGGCTCCACCGGGACGCCGAAGGGCGTTGCTGTCACCCACCGGTCCGCCGCCGCCTTTGTGGACGCCGAGGCCCGGATCTTCCTGCCGCATGAGCCGTTGGGTCCGCAGGACCGGGTGCTGGCCGGGCTCTCGGTGGCCTTCGATGCCTCCTGTGAGGAAATGTGGCTCGCCTGGCGGCATGGCTCCTGCCTCGTGCCGGCGCCGCGCTCCCTGGTCCGCAGCGGCATGGATCTGGGCCCGTGGCTGCTCAGCCGCGGAATTACGGCGGTTTCCACGGTGCCGACGCTGGCCGCACTGTGGCCGGCCGAGGCGTTGGAAAATGTCCGCTTGCTCATCTTCGGCGGCGAAGCCTGCCCGCCGGAACTGGCACGCCGGCTGGCCGTGGCGGACCGCGATGTCTGGAACACCTATGGCCCTACGGAGGCAACCGTGGTGGCCTGCGCCGCGCCGCTGGGCGGGGACGGTCCGGTGCGGATCGGCCTGCCGCTGGACGGCTGGGACCTGGCCGTGGTGGATTCCGATGGCGTTCCGGTCATCGAGGGCGGCACGGGCGAGCTGATCATCGGCGGCGTGGGCCTGGCCCGCTACCTCGATCCGGCAAAGGACGCGGAGAAGTACGCGCCGATGCCGTCCCTGGGCTGGGCGCGCGCCTACCGCAGCGGCGATCTGGTCACCTATGACCCGGCCGGCCTGCTCTTTGTCGGCCGGGCGGATGAGCAGGTCAAGCTCGGCGGCCGACGGATTGAACTCGGGGAAGTGGACAGCGCCCTGCAGGCCCTGCCCGGCGTCTCCGGCGCCGCGGCCGCGGTGAAGACCACCGCCGCGGGCAACCAGATCCTGGTCGGCTACCTGGCGGCGCCCGCTGATTACGACGTCGACAGCGCCCGCGAGCTCTTGGGCGGCCAGTTGCCGGCTCCGTTGATCCCGCTGCTGGCCGTCGTCGACACCCTGCCCACCAAGACCAGCGGCAAAGTGGACCGCAACGCCTTGCCCTGGCCGCTGCCGGGCTCCGAGCCGGCCGACGGCGCAGGAGAGCTCCGGCTGGAGGCGGACGCCGCCTGGATTGCGCAGCAGTGGAGTTCGGTGCTCGGCCTGCCGGTCGCCTCGCTGGATGCGGACTTCTTCGCCAGCGGCGGGGGCTCGCTGGCTGCGGCCCAGCTCGTGTCGGCCCTGCGGGTCCGGTACCCCACCATTGCCGTGTCGGAGATCTACGCCCATCCCCGCATCGGCGCCCTCATTGAGGCCGCGCGCCAGTCGGTTCCGGACGGAGTGCAGGCCGAGCCGAGGGAACGGCAGGTCCGGCGCACGCAGCGCAAGAGCCAGATCTTCCAGACATTGATGGGGATCCCGCTGACTGTCCTGGTCGGCATGCGCTGGCTGACGTACCTGATGATCCTCAACAACTCACTGTCCCTCCTGGGCGTGCTGACGGCGGCGCCGACCTTGTCCTGGTGGTGGGTCCTTGCCAGCTGGGCCGTCTTTGTCAGCCCGCCCGGGCGGATGGCCATCTCCGTGCTCGCCGCCCGGCTGCTGCTGCGGGGGCTCCGGCCCGGTACCTACCCGCGCTCGGGCCGGGTGCATCTGCGGTTGTGGCTGGCCGAACAGATCGCAGACATGGCATCGGCCGTCTCCCTCGCCAGTGCCCCCTTCGTCCCGTACTACGCACGCGCTCTCGGTGCCGACATCGGCCGGGACGTGGATCTGCACTCGGTACCGCCGGTGACCGGCCTGCTCACGCTGGGCCGGGGGGCGTCCGTCGAACCCGAGGTAGACCTCTCCGGCTGGTGGCTCGACGGCGACAGGGTCCATATCGGTGCCATCAGCGTGGGGGCCGGGGCCACCATCGGGGCGCGCAGTACGCTCATGCCGGGCACCAGCATCGGTGCCGGCGCCACCGTGGAGCCCGGCTCCGCTGTCACCGGCAAGGTCAAGGCCGGTCTCAATTTCTCCGGCTCCCCCGCCGAACGCACCGGCAAGTCAAAGCACGCCTGGCCGGAACCCCCGGCAAAATCGAGCCCGTTGTGGAGCATCTTCTACCCCTTGGCTTCCGCTGCCCTGGCGCTGATCCCTTTTGCCGCAGCGGCGGCCGCGATCGCCGTCGTTATTTTCCTGGTGCCCGGCAACAGCAGCCTGTGGGCCGCGTTTGTGCCGTTGCTCGCCGCCGTGCCGGCCGCGGCGTTGGTCTGGTTCCTGACCAACCTGGTGCTGGTTCTCGTTACGGTCCGCCTGCTGGGGCTCGGCGTGCAGGAGGGCTATCACCGGGTGCGCAGCCGGGTGGGCTGGCAGGTCTGGGCCACCGAACGCGTGCTGGACATGGCGCGCGACATCCTCTTCCCCATCTACGCGAGCCTGTTTACCCCCGTCTGGCTGCGCCTGCTGGGCGCCAAGGTAGGCCGCAACGTAGAGGCATCCACCGTGCTGCTGGTTCCCAAGATGACCACCATCGGCGAGGGTGCTTTCCTGGCGGACGACACCATGGTGGCCTCGTATGAACTTGGCGGCGGGTGGATGAAGATCGCCCCGGCCAAGATCGGCAAGCGGTCCTTCCTGGGCAACTCGGGCATGACCGCGGCCGGACGGCGCGTGCCGAAGAACTCGCTGGTTGCCGTCCTGTCCGCCACACCGTCGAAGGCCAAGGCCGGTTCCTCCTGGCTGGGCAGCCCGCCGGTACGCCTGCGCCGGACCTCCATCGAAGCGGATTCCAGCCGCACCTTCGCCCCGCCGGCGAGGCTTAAGCTGGCGCGCACACTCTGGGAATTGTGCCGTTTTGTTCCGGTGGCCGTCACCGTGGCACTGGCCCTGGTGGTTCTCGCGGTCTTTGACTGGCTGGCCGGAACCTACGGCTACCTCGCCGCCGCCCTCGCCGGCGGCCTGGTACTGATGCTGGCCGGCGCCGCCGCGGCCGGCACTTCGGTGCTGGCCAAGTGGCTCCTGGTCGGGCGGATCAAGCCCGGCGAGCATCCGCTGTGGAGCTCGTTCATCTGGCGGAATGAAGTGGTGGACACGTTTGTGGAACTGGTTAGCGCGCCGTGGTTCGGCCGCGCCGCAGCCGGCACACCCGCTTTGGTCTGGTGGCTGCGGGCGCTGGGCGCGAAGATCGGCCATGGCGTCTGGTGCGAGAGCTACTGGCTCCCCGAGGCGGACCTGGTCAGGCTCGGCGATGGTGCCACAGTCAACCGCGGCTGCGTGGTCCAGACCCACCTGTTCCACGATCGGATCATGAGCATTGATACGGTGGAACTCGCAGCCGGCGCCACGATGGGCCCGCACGGAGTCATCCTGCCGGCCGCTTCCCTTGCCGACGGCGCCACCGTTGGCCCGGCTTCCCTGGTGATGCGGGGAGAGACCGTGCCCGCGGCGAGCTACTGGATGGGCAATCCCGTACGACCTTGGACGTTTACCACCTCATGA